One Ostrea edulis chromosome 2, xbOstEdul1.1, whole genome shotgun sequence genomic region harbors:
- the LOC125667216 gene encoding sushi, von Willebrand factor type A, EGF and pentraxin domain-containing protein 1-like isoform X2, with product MLTKAVYWNEPSAIDYEDGPVKLIMKTSGSKKSGDTFEKHSVIGYFARDSDGNTASCSFNIFVTVIHCPSLRLSPDAKVTCNHGDERYGTVCRIDCRSGFSRIGVSQIECQATGKWSGIIPTCIAVRCPALPPKTKTLNYTCTDYFKFGSECSLLCLPGFDIPQGESRVKLCRSDGKWQGSFPKCIDKFQPEISHCVPFAYGTADENSTSGIIDWKEPTVFDNDNSTVLKRSSNIFPGDRIEAGTHRVTYSAIDQAKNTARPCTVTLSMKVLSCPRLYNNYYMSVTCPWGYQYGGECQFSCRNGSELIGTNTSKCIKIEEDMYARWNFDGQLYCKVHRRCVDLPPPPKNGAVVCDTWLDGRFCQVQCQNGYDFQPGYRFYDMLVCGENGQWEPEDVLPIPDCSKTFKVTEASFKMYASFYYDGNCTDPVVQQSIIDTLSKSKFNDSCAQYKSQCRVENIQIICGATNRKRSAEMKITMDIVIDSEEFQTDQSFMDIQSSMMSALSNESSNGSFEITLGDNITLKATDLTAERVAFKCSNNTFPSYTTSSCVECPAGTHYSTSLQTCLQCPKGHYQPLEGQPECLQCPDETTTEQIGAKYVEECLESCLPGYWSQTGVTPCSPCPQGSHAEDYGSSVCVACPSSQTTLMQGSSNASDCTHFDIFLSSNVSKAIMDIDFTQEKTGIILSAWLRFPVGSNTTSPSLQFHESESWFKTIWVKHKYMPDSGNNFSVTIDHKDWAFVLYSINLEEFSRINESTSKLKITGPLIVSQLNIWSSNYTEGEIHNRSHRCIINETGDILPWKDWEMARLERSLIQIPSLCDDTNECDEHPCGDNTCFNELDGFSCVCKPGYRGQHCEENINECLTNICLNNSTCVDEVNEYMCVCPPNYKGKFCEFLFLNGNWGKWDEWSSCSETCGNGTKTRKRYCNNPAPYNGGHICSGNDTEITDCFVEDCPVCTILEAPSNGSLNCTGSPDTGFNCSISCNRGFDFDEAVKPFYECGPNTFFLWDFKTSDNPNGNLPTCNPTKESEELSASFMALYDNLHCDEENRENIKSEIEAVVDVFLEEIPCAQRGTCNVSDVNILNCGKESTRKKRSVEEKQITAGFNVKFMCSTIQFDSELCVKDLIDAVRSFKNSSLIHKLSVNVSETTYEIDVNQTGVRGEVRCDTGYISSGVNCVPCGVGNFFANGECNKCEYGFYQNELAQTVCKSCPTGTTTPGRASRGPRSCSVMMILQENHDELYTGVGLSIGTLIVVVAIVAALIFKFRNMEFKLGQDGVKVQKKYSQVDAFNFNEQEVEGVALCTIKKLDDNDVY from the exons ATGTTAACCAAGGCTGTTTACTGGAATGAACCGTCTGCTATAGATTACGAGGATGGACCCGTCAA ATTAATCATGAAAACTTCGGGGAGTAAGAAGTCGGGGGATACCTTTGAAAAACATTCTGTCATTGGATACTTTGCCAGGGATTCTGATGGAAACACGGCGAGTTGTTCCTTTAATATTTTCGTTACAG TCATTCATTGCCCAAGTCTAAGATTGAGCCCTGACGCTAAAGTAACATGCAACCATGGTGACGAAAGATACGGAACCGTGTGCCGCATTGACTGTAGGTCTGGTTTTTCTCGCATTGGCGTATCACAGATAGAATGTCAGGCCACTGGAAAATGGAGCGGTATCATTCCCACTTGTATCG CCGTTCGCTGTCCGGCACTTCCTCCAAAAACCAAAACTCTAAACTATACCTGCACCGACTATTTTAAGTTCGGAAGCGAGTGCTCGCTTTTATGTCTCCCTGGATTTGACATTCCACAAGGAGAGAGCAGAGTGAAACTTTGCCGAAGTGATGGCAAATGGCAGGGATCATTTCCAAAATGCATAG ATAAATTCCAGCCAGAGATAAGCCATTGCGTACCCTTTGCGTATGGTACTGCCGATGAAAATTCTACTTCTGGAATTATAGATTGGAAAGAGCCAACTGTGTTTGATAATGACAACAGCACCGTATTAAAAAGAAGTAGTAACATTTTCCCTGGGGACAGGATCGAGGCTGGAACACATCGAGTAACCTACTCTGCAATTGATCAGGCTAAGAACACAGCCAGACCATGTACCGTAACACTATCAATGAAAG TGTTAAGCTGTCCTCGTTTGTACAACAATTACTACATGTCTGTCACGTGTCCGTGGGGATATCAATATGGTGGAGAATGCCAGTTCTCATGCAGAAATGGATCTGAACTAATTGGTACAAACACCTCAAAATGTATCAAAATCGAAGAAGATATGTATGCCCGATGGAACTTTGATGGACAACTTTATTGCAAAG tCCACAGACGTTGTGTCGACCTGCCCCCTCCACCCAAGAATGGCGCTGTAGTCTGTGACACGTGGTTAGATGGAAGATTTTGTCAGGTTCAGTGTCAGAATGGTTATGATTTCCAACCTGGTTATCGGTTTTATGACATGTTAGTTTGCGGGGAAAATGGACAGTGGGAACCAGAGGATGTTCTTCCAATTCCAGATTGTTCAA AGACGTTCAAAGTAACGGAAGCATCATTTAAAATGTACGCCTCATTTTACTACGATGGCAATTGCACGGATCCAGTTGTACAGCAGAGCATTATTGATACCTTATCCAAGTCAAAATTCAATGACTCTTGTGCGCAATACAAAAGTCAATGCAGAGTAGAAAATATCCAG ATAATATGTGGTGCTACAAACAGAAAAAGATCAGCAGAAATGAAAATCACAATGGACATTGTCATAGATTCAGAGGAGTTCCAAACAGATCAGAGCTTCATGGACATTCAGAGTAGTATGATGAGTGCTTTGTCAAACGAAAGTTCAAACGGAAGTTTCGAGATAACTCTTGGCGATAACATAACTTTGAAAGCCACTGATTTGACTGCTGAAAGAGTAGCCTTTAAGTGCTCCAATAACACTTTCCCATCGTACACTACTTCCTCGTGCG TGGAATGTCCAGCTGGGACACATTATAGTACATCACTCCAAACCTGTCTACAGTGCCCCAAAGGCCACTACCAACCGTTAGAGGGACAGCCTGAGTGTCTTCAATGTCCTGATGAGACGACCACTGAGCAGATCGGAGCCAAATATGTTGAGGAATGTTTAG AGTCGTGTCTACCGGGATACTGGTCTCAGACAGGGGTGACCCCCTGCTCCCCGTGTCCCCAGGGATCCCATGCGGAAGATTATGGAAGTTCAGTGTGTGTTGCATGTCCTTCATCACAAACAACTTTGATGCAGGGCAGCAGTAACGCAAGCGATTGTACAC ACTTCGATATATTCTTGAGCTCTAATGTATCCAAGGCCATTATGGACATCGACTTCACTCAGGAGAAAACCGGAATCATTCTCAGTGCCTGGCTACGATTTCCAGTCGGTTCCAACACGACATCTCCATCACTGCAGTTTCATGAAAGTGAAAGTTGGTTCAAAACAATTTGGGTGAAGCACAAATATATGCCAGA TAGTGGAAACAACTTTTCTGTCACGATCGACCATAAAGATTGGGCATTCGTTTTGTACTCAATAAATTTGGAGGAATTTTccagaattaatgagagcactTCTAAGTTAAAAATAACAG gTCCACTTATTGTATCTCAACTGAACATTTGGTCCTCAAACTACACCGAAGGAGAAATACATAACCGATCACATCGCTGCATTATAAACGAGACTGGTGATATTTTGCCATGGAAGGATTGGGAAATGGCTCGCCTTGAGAGAAGTTTGATACAGATACCTAGCCTATGTGACG ATACAAACGAGTGTGATGAACATCCTTGTGGAGATAATACGTGTTTTAACGAACTGGATGGTTTCTCGTGTGTCTGTAAGCCTGGATACAGAGGACAGCATTGTGAAGAGAATATAAACGAATGTCTGACCAACATATGTCTGAATAATAGCACGTGTGTGGACGAAGTCAATGAGTATATGTGCGTCTGTCCTCCAAACTACAAAGGGAAATTCTGTGAATTTCTTTTCT TAAATGGTAACTGGGGGAAATGGGACGAGTGGTCATCGTGTTCCGAGACCTGTGGAAATGGAACGAAAACACGAAAGAGATACTGCAACAACCCAGCGCCATATAATGGAGGACACATATGCAGCGGAAATGACACAGAAATTACCGACTGTTTTGTTGAAGATTGTCCAG TATGTACGATTCTGGAGGCACCATCGAACGGTTCCTTAAACTGCACCGGGAGTCCAGACACTGGATTTAACTGCAGCATAAGCTGCAATAGAGGATTTGACTTTGATGAAGCTGTAAAACCATTTTATGAGTGTGGACCAAACACGTTCTTTTTGTGGGACTTTAAGACAAGTGATAATCCAAATGGAAATCTCCCGACATGTAATC CGACAAAAGAAAGCGAAGAACTGTCAGCTAGTTTCATGGCGTTGTATGATAACCTGCATTGTGACGAAGAAAACCGTGAAAATATAAAATCTGAAATAGAAGCGGTGGTTGATGTCTTTTTGGAAGAAATTCCTTGTGCACAGAGAGGAACTTGCAATGTTAGTGACGTCAATATCTTAAATTGCGGAAAGGAATCCACACGAAAGAAAAGATCCGTGGAAGAAAAACAAATAACTGCAGGATTTAATGTCAAATTTATGTGCTCAACCATACAAT TTGATTCCGAATTGTGTGTAAAGGACCTCATAGACGCTGTAAGAAGTTTTAAAAACTCATCCTTGATACACAAACTCTCTGTTAATGTAAGTGAAACTACCTATGAAATTGATGTAAATCAGACAGGTGTGAGAGGAGAGGTTCGGTGCGACACGGGATACATCAGCTCAGGAGTTAACTGTG TCCCGTGTGGTGTGGGTAATTTTTTTGCCAATGGAGAATGCAACAAATGCGAATATGGGTTTTACCAGAATGAGCTGGCCCAGACAGTGTGTAAAAGTTGTCCTACTGGTACAACCACTCCAGGTCGAGCCTCCAGGGGACCGCGTAGTTGTTCAG TAATGATGATTCTTCAGGAAAATCACG ATGAATTGTACACGGGAGTTGGGTTGAGCATTGGTACGCTCATAGTCGTCGTAGCTATCGTAGCCGCACTCATCTTCAAATTCAGAAACATGGAGTTCAA ACTTGGACAGGACGGTGTTAAAGTTCAAAAGAAGTACAGTCAAGTAGACGCCTTTAACTTTAATGAACAGGAGGTAGAGGGCGTTGCTCTTTGTACAATAAAAAAACTCGATGACAATGATGTTTACTAA
- the LOC125667216 gene encoding sushi, von Willebrand factor type A, EGF and pentraxin domain-containing protein 1-like isoform X4, which yields MDPSIIHCPSLRLSPDAKVTCNHGDERYGTVCRIDCRSGFSRIGVSQIECQATGKWSGIIPTCIAVRCPALPPKTKTLNYTCTDYFKFGSECSLLCLPGFDIPQGESRVKLCRSDGKWQGSFPKCIDKFQPEISHCVPFAYGTADENSTSGIIDWKEPTVFDNDNSTVLKRSSNIFPGDRIEAGTHRVTYSAIDQAKNTARPCTVTLSMKVLSCPRLYNNYYMSVTCPWGYQYGGECQFSCRNGSELIGTNTSKCIKIEEDMYARWNFDGQLYCKVHRRCVDLPPPPKNGAVVCDTWLDGRFCQVQCQNGYDFQPGYRFYDMLVCGENGQWEPEDVLPIPDCSKTFKVTEASFKMYASFYYDGNCTDPVVQQSIIDTLSKSKFNDSCAQYKSQCRVENIQIICGATNRKRSAEMKITMDIVIDSEEFQTDQSFMDIQSSMMSALSNESSNGSFEITLGDNITLKATDLTAERVAFKCSNNTFPSYTTSSCVECPAGTHYSTSLQTCLQCPKGHYQPLEGQPECLQCPDETTTEQIGAKYVEECLESCLPGYWSQTGVTPCSPCPQGSHAEDYGSSVCVACPSSQTTLMQGSSNASDCTHFDIFLSSNVSKAIMDIDFTQEKTGIILSAWLRFPVGSNTTSPSLQFHESESWFKTIWVKHKYMPDSGNNFSVTIDHKDWAFVLYSINLEEFSRINESTSKLKITGPLIVSQLNIWSSNYTEGEIHNRSHRCIINETGDILPWKDWEMARLERSLIQIPSLCDDTNECDEHPCGDNTCFNELDGFSCVCKPGYRGQHCEENINECLTNICLNNSTCVDEVNEYMCVCPPNYKGKFCEFLFLNGNWGKWDEWSSCSETCGNGTKTRKRYCNNPAPYNGGHICSGNDTEITDCFVEDCPVCTILEAPSNGSLNCTGSPDTGFNCSISCNRGFDFDEAVKPFYECGPNTFFLWDFKTSDNPNGNLPTCNPTKESEELSASFMALYDNLHCDEENRENIKSEIEAVVDVFLEEIPCAQRGTCNVSDVNILNCGKESTRKKRSVEEKQITAGFNVKFMCSTIQFDSELCVKDLIDAVRSFKNSSLIHKLSVNVSETTYEIDVNQTGVRGEVRCDTGYISSGVNCVPCGVGNFFANGECNKCEYGFYQNELAQTVCKSCPTGTTTPGRASRGPRSCSVMMILQENHDELYTGVGLSIGTLIVVVAIVAALIFKFRNMEFKLGQDGVKVQKKYSQVDAFNFNEQEVEGVALCTIKKLDDNDVY from the exons ATGGACCCGTCAA TCATTCATTGCCCAAGTCTAAGATTGAGCCCTGACGCTAAAGTAACATGCAACCATGGTGACGAAAGATACGGAACCGTGTGCCGCATTGACTGTAGGTCTGGTTTTTCTCGCATTGGCGTATCACAGATAGAATGTCAGGCCACTGGAAAATGGAGCGGTATCATTCCCACTTGTATCG CCGTTCGCTGTCCGGCACTTCCTCCAAAAACCAAAACTCTAAACTATACCTGCACCGACTATTTTAAGTTCGGAAGCGAGTGCTCGCTTTTATGTCTCCCTGGATTTGACATTCCACAAGGAGAGAGCAGAGTGAAACTTTGCCGAAGTGATGGCAAATGGCAGGGATCATTTCCAAAATGCATAG ATAAATTCCAGCCAGAGATAAGCCATTGCGTACCCTTTGCGTATGGTACTGCCGATGAAAATTCTACTTCTGGAATTATAGATTGGAAAGAGCCAACTGTGTTTGATAATGACAACAGCACCGTATTAAAAAGAAGTAGTAACATTTTCCCTGGGGACAGGATCGAGGCTGGAACACATCGAGTAACCTACTCTGCAATTGATCAGGCTAAGAACACAGCCAGACCATGTACCGTAACACTATCAATGAAAG TGTTAAGCTGTCCTCGTTTGTACAACAATTACTACATGTCTGTCACGTGTCCGTGGGGATATCAATATGGTGGAGAATGCCAGTTCTCATGCAGAAATGGATCTGAACTAATTGGTACAAACACCTCAAAATGTATCAAAATCGAAGAAGATATGTATGCCCGATGGAACTTTGATGGACAACTTTATTGCAAAG tCCACAGACGTTGTGTCGACCTGCCCCCTCCACCCAAGAATGGCGCTGTAGTCTGTGACACGTGGTTAGATGGAAGATTTTGTCAGGTTCAGTGTCAGAATGGTTATGATTTCCAACCTGGTTATCGGTTTTATGACATGTTAGTTTGCGGGGAAAATGGACAGTGGGAACCAGAGGATGTTCTTCCAATTCCAGATTGTTCAA AGACGTTCAAAGTAACGGAAGCATCATTTAAAATGTACGCCTCATTTTACTACGATGGCAATTGCACGGATCCAGTTGTACAGCAGAGCATTATTGATACCTTATCCAAGTCAAAATTCAATGACTCTTGTGCGCAATACAAAAGTCAATGCAGAGTAGAAAATATCCAG ATAATATGTGGTGCTACAAACAGAAAAAGATCAGCAGAAATGAAAATCACAATGGACATTGTCATAGATTCAGAGGAGTTCCAAACAGATCAGAGCTTCATGGACATTCAGAGTAGTATGATGAGTGCTTTGTCAAACGAAAGTTCAAACGGAAGTTTCGAGATAACTCTTGGCGATAACATAACTTTGAAAGCCACTGATTTGACTGCTGAAAGAGTAGCCTTTAAGTGCTCCAATAACACTTTCCCATCGTACACTACTTCCTCGTGCG TGGAATGTCCAGCTGGGACACATTATAGTACATCACTCCAAACCTGTCTACAGTGCCCCAAAGGCCACTACCAACCGTTAGAGGGACAGCCTGAGTGTCTTCAATGTCCTGATGAGACGACCACTGAGCAGATCGGAGCCAAATATGTTGAGGAATGTTTAG AGTCGTGTCTACCGGGATACTGGTCTCAGACAGGGGTGACCCCCTGCTCCCCGTGTCCCCAGGGATCCCATGCGGAAGATTATGGAAGTTCAGTGTGTGTTGCATGTCCTTCATCACAAACAACTTTGATGCAGGGCAGCAGTAACGCAAGCGATTGTACAC ACTTCGATATATTCTTGAGCTCTAATGTATCCAAGGCCATTATGGACATCGACTTCACTCAGGAGAAAACCGGAATCATTCTCAGTGCCTGGCTACGATTTCCAGTCGGTTCCAACACGACATCTCCATCACTGCAGTTTCATGAAAGTGAAAGTTGGTTCAAAACAATTTGGGTGAAGCACAAATATATGCCAGA TAGTGGAAACAACTTTTCTGTCACGATCGACCATAAAGATTGGGCATTCGTTTTGTACTCAATAAATTTGGAGGAATTTTccagaattaatgagagcactTCTAAGTTAAAAATAACAG gTCCACTTATTGTATCTCAACTGAACATTTGGTCCTCAAACTACACCGAAGGAGAAATACATAACCGATCACATCGCTGCATTATAAACGAGACTGGTGATATTTTGCCATGGAAGGATTGGGAAATGGCTCGCCTTGAGAGAAGTTTGATACAGATACCTAGCCTATGTGACG ATACAAACGAGTGTGATGAACATCCTTGTGGAGATAATACGTGTTTTAACGAACTGGATGGTTTCTCGTGTGTCTGTAAGCCTGGATACAGAGGACAGCATTGTGAAGAGAATATAAACGAATGTCTGACCAACATATGTCTGAATAATAGCACGTGTGTGGACGAAGTCAATGAGTATATGTGCGTCTGTCCTCCAAACTACAAAGGGAAATTCTGTGAATTTCTTTTCT TAAATGGTAACTGGGGGAAATGGGACGAGTGGTCATCGTGTTCCGAGACCTGTGGAAATGGAACGAAAACACGAAAGAGATACTGCAACAACCCAGCGCCATATAATGGAGGACACATATGCAGCGGAAATGACACAGAAATTACCGACTGTTTTGTTGAAGATTGTCCAG TATGTACGATTCTGGAGGCACCATCGAACGGTTCCTTAAACTGCACCGGGAGTCCAGACACTGGATTTAACTGCAGCATAAGCTGCAATAGAGGATTTGACTTTGATGAAGCTGTAAAACCATTTTATGAGTGTGGACCAAACACGTTCTTTTTGTGGGACTTTAAGACAAGTGATAATCCAAATGGAAATCTCCCGACATGTAATC CGACAAAAGAAAGCGAAGAACTGTCAGCTAGTTTCATGGCGTTGTATGATAACCTGCATTGTGACGAAGAAAACCGTGAAAATATAAAATCTGAAATAGAAGCGGTGGTTGATGTCTTTTTGGAAGAAATTCCTTGTGCACAGAGAGGAACTTGCAATGTTAGTGACGTCAATATCTTAAATTGCGGAAAGGAATCCACACGAAAGAAAAGATCCGTGGAAGAAAAACAAATAACTGCAGGATTTAATGTCAAATTTATGTGCTCAACCATACAAT TTGATTCCGAATTGTGTGTAAAGGACCTCATAGACGCTGTAAGAAGTTTTAAAAACTCATCCTTGATACACAAACTCTCTGTTAATGTAAGTGAAACTACCTATGAAATTGATGTAAATCAGACAGGTGTGAGAGGAGAGGTTCGGTGCGACACGGGATACATCAGCTCAGGAGTTAACTGTG TCCCGTGTGGTGTGGGTAATTTTTTTGCCAATGGAGAATGCAACAAATGCGAATATGGGTTTTACCAGAATGAGCTGGCCCAGACAGTGTGTAAAAGTTGTCCTACTGGTACAACCACTCCAGGTCGAGCCTCCAGGGGACCGCGTAGTTGTTCAG TAATGATGATTCTTCAGGAAAATCACG ATGAATTGTACACGGGAGTTGGGTTGAGCATTGGTACGCTCATAGTCGTCGTAGCTATCGTAGCCGCACTCATCTTCAAATTCAGAAACATGGAGTTCAA ACTTGGACAGGACGGTGTTAAAGTTCAAAAGAAGTACAGTCAAGTAGACGCCTTTAACTTTAATGAACAGGAGGTAGAGGGCGTTGCTCTTTGTACAATAAAAAAACTCGATGACAATGATGTTTACTAA